The Sorghum bicolor cultivar BTx623 chromosome 6, Sorghum_bicolor_NCBIv3, whole genome shotgun sequence genome contains the following window.
cgcgcggcgcggcccACGAGCCCGTCGCGGCCGCCCAAGGCGATCCGCAGCACCAAGCCGCGGGGCCTCGACGAGGACACCGCGGCGCCGCCCGCGTTCCCCAAGGCCAAGTCCCCCACCTCTTCCGGGGCCGGAGCCGACGCGtcgctccaccaccaccaccaccacgcggACGTCCCGATGGACGCCAGCGTCTGGGCGGGGCTTCCTGACGACCTCCTCGTGGAGGTGCTGGCCCGCGTTCCGCCCTTCTTCCTCTTCCGCCTCCGCCCTGTGTGCCGCCGCTGGGAGGCCATCCTCCACGACCCGGCCTTCCTGGCCGCGCACGCCGCGGTGCCCTCCCACGGGCCCTGCCTCCTCACCGTCTccaggagcggcggcggcggcggcggccacaccCCGCCGCAGTGCACCGTGCTCAGCGTCCCCCTGCACGCCCGCTACAAGCTCCCCTTCGCCTTCCTCCCCGCCTGGGACCTCTGGCTCGTCGGATCCTCGGGAGGGCTCGTCTGCTTCTCcggcttcgacggcgccgccttccGCACGGTCGTCTGCAACCCGCTCACGCAGGCCTGGCGGGTGCTCCCGGATATGCATTGCAACCAGCAGCGGCAGCTGGTGCTCACGGTCGACAAGAGCCGCCGCTCCTTCAAGGTAATCGCCGCCAGCGATGTGTATGGGGACAAAACGCTCCCCACTGAGGTCTACGACTCCAAGGAGAATAAATGGTCGGTGCACCAGATGATGCCTGCGGCGAACCTGTGCTCGTCGAAAATGGCCTTCTGTGACTCTAGGCTGTACCTGGAGACGCTCTCGCCGCTGGGGCTGATGATGTACAGAGTGGATGCGGGGCGTTGGGAGCATATACCTGCCAAGTTCCCAAGGTCCCTGCTGGATGGTTATCTGGTGGCTGGAGCTCGCACGAGGTTGTTCTTGGTTGGGCGGATTGGGCTGTACAGCACGCTGCAGAGTATGAGGATCTGGGAGCTTGATCATGGTAGAACAGTTTGGGTGGAGATTAGCAGAATGCCGCCCAGGTATTTCAGGGCTCTGCTGAGGTTGTCAGCAGAGAGGTTTGAGTGCTTTGGACAGGACAATTTGATATGTTTCACTTCGTGGAACCAGGGCAAAGGTCTTCTCTATGATGTTGAtaagaaggcttggtcatggaTTGCTGGTTGTGCTAGCCAGCTGTGCAATAGTCAGGTCTGCTTTTACGAGCCAAGGTTTGACACATCAATCTACTGATGAGTACGGCAATACAAAATTCATTGTGGATGAGCTTGAGGTCACATGTTTCTGGGGTTCAATATTGAGATGCCTATGCAATGTCATATTATCATGGATGTCAGATGCATCAAGTGCGGAGATGAATAATGCTTCTTCGTTGAGACACTATCGGTAGCAGACTTGAGCTACCAATTTGCAAATGATGTCACTGAAGTTCCTTTTCTACAGCAGCTATGCGATCTGATACTTCTGGTTTACAACATGTAGAATGTCGCCATTTTGCCACAAATGGAGGTCCATGTTCCATTCCCATTTTGTTAGCAATGGGTTTCTTGTAAATGATTCTGTGcctgaaatgaaaaaaaagacATGCAGTTCATTGTTAGTACAGTTTCAGTGGGGACTGTGGACTTAGCTTAGTCTAGAGTTCAATTGGATCTGGGATTGCATTTCTCCACTCAATTGATTTATGCGGTACTTATGATATCTGAATAACATCAAATTGCATCTGTTTTCTTTGCTGTCCAAGAAGCTCATTTCTCCCATGTTGTGACATTACATTTGTACCCTAATTCTTCTAGGATGAACTGATTTCTGTAGCATTTAGTTACCAGCACCTACTTTCTTATAGTCATGCACATCTACTTTCTTATGTTTATGTAAACTTCTGGATTACAACATGTAGAATGTCGCCATTTTGCCGCAAGTGTTGGTCCATGTTTCATTCCCATTTTGTTAGCAATGAGTTTCTTGTAAATGATTCCGGgcctgaaataaaaaaaaagacatgCAGTTTATTGTCAGTACAATTTCAGTGGGGACCGTGGACTTAGCTTAGTCTAGAGTTCAATTGGACCTGGGATTGCATTTCTCCACTCAATTGATTTATGCGGTTCTTATAATATCTGAAATTCTGAATAACATCAAATTGCATCTGTTTTCTTTGTTGTCCAAGAAGCTCATTTTTCCCATGTTGTGACATTACATTTGTACCCTAATTCTTCTAGGATGAACTGATTTACGTAGCATTTAGCCTTTTACCAGCACCTACTTTATTATAGTCATGCGCATCTACTTTCTTATGTTTGTGCACTTTTTTTGGTCGCATTGCATGGTTAGGCTTGTGAATTTAATTATTTGAGATTTGCACAGACATCACAGTATTTCTATTGTGTATTGATGATCTCTCAATGGATGCATCTTATTTTGTACGGCTTACAGGTAACTTAGGTCATCCTGAAAGCCGGATTAAAGCTAGAGATTCACTTGTTTGGGTTGGTGTTGGATGTGATGTACCAGAGATGGTGTGTAGTTGTCTGAAACTCTGAATTATGCTGAGATTTCAGCATTGTTTCAGTGAGCATTCTTAGACAGTATAGTTTTCACACAACTAATGTATGAAACTCAAGTGACAAGTTTCATGCATCATCCAGCCTGAGAACAATCAGAATGTAATAGAAAGCAACAAATGACGCCTCAAAGTAGATGTCCGATGTATAGAAGCTGCAACATCCAGGTTCAGTATGTTTATCTAACTCCCAAGCACAGAGCAATCCTCATATAATGCAATACAGATTCTTAAAGAAGAAACAGAGCAAATTTTATCAGGGCTTAACCTTAGTGACTGGTAGCTCATTCATGTGAGGATGACATAAAAAAAAGTACAATGAAACAATAAAACTTGATGTAGTGTCAACTGGGAAATGTAATTGTTTTGGAATGAATTTAATCAATCCTCTGTATGGGCTAAGTGTTTGGCTAATGTGTTAGTGAGATGCTGAACCAATACATCTGACTATACTAACTGATGCAAACGGTATGGAGGTTGAATCTTTGACATGATTAGCAGTCCTTGCTGCATGAGACAGGGTAGTAGCCAATATACAGTAGACTGAACTCAAACTTCTTATACAAGATACATTACTTCAATGCAGTTGATTATATCATAAGAAATCTTACAGGTTATGGTTCAGTTCCTGTGTTACCGAGATAGAGATgaaaataaatgaaaataaatattGTGGTAAACATATCTTACAGGTTATGTGTTCAGTTCCTGTGTTATGGTACCAAGATAGAGATGAAAATTATATTGTAGTGAATGACTTATTGCATAAGATAGATGAAGTTATGCAAATGAATCAATGAAGCATCTGCTAAAATCTGAAAAGATTGAACATTGGTGCTATTGTTTGAAATCATGTTATTCTGTTTGGTAATACCTTATTTGCAGCTCACTCCTGGGAATTTGGTTCTCGTATTCCTTTGCTGAGAAAAACTACAAACTGTTTGTTGGCAGCACTATCTGCAGTGGACTTCATAATCGGAGCTCTGGTTTATTATTAATGTACCAGGGTTACATTGTTTGAGTAAACATGAGTTGGATTGAGGAAAGATGGTGCATCCTCCAACCAAATAGCATGCTGCTGTGGAGATTTTGAAAGGCATGCAACTATGATAAAGAAAATGTGCTTGAGGGTTGATAATGCTAAATCTATGACAGACCACAATAATTACAGAAATGGAGCAATTTGTTTTTTTCCCACCCAAAGTCTAGCTTAGATAAACAATATTCAAGGTCAGAAGTTATACTTCTTGTTGAAGGATTATACTTAGTTATCTCATGCTTTATATTTACTGATTGATGTGTCCAAAACCTATGTTATCTATGCT
Protein-coding sequences here:
- the LOC8070292 gene encoding F-box/kelch-repeat protein At5g15710, with amino-acid sequence MDAVPPARAARPTSPSRPPKAIRSTKPRGLDEDTAAPPAFPKAKSPTSSGAGADASLHHHHHHADVPMDASVWAGLPDDLLVEVLARVPPFFLFRLRPVCRRWEAILHDPAFLAAHAAVPSHGPCLLTVSRSGGGGGGHTPPQCTVLSVPLHARYKLPFAFLPAWDLWLVGSSGGLVCFSGFDGAAFRTVVCNPLTQAWRVLPDMHCNQQRQLVLTVDKSRRSFKVIAASDVYGDKTLPTEVYDSKENKWSVHQMMPAANLCSSKMAFCDSRLYLETLSPLGLMMYRVDAGRWEHIPAKFPRSLLDGYLVAGARTRLFLVGRIGLYSTLQSMRIWELDHGRTVWVEISRMPPRYFRALLRLSAERFECFGQDNLICFTSWNQGKGLLYDVDKKAWSWIAGCASQLCNSQVCFYEPRFDTSIY